The genomic interval gtcaccatattggaggacagctacccatactccagtcaccatactgggctgcagctacccatactccagtcaccatattagGCTTTAGCTTCCCATACTCTAGTCACCATATTGGGctgcagctacccatactccagtcaccatactgGGCtgtagctacccatactccagtcaccatattgggctgcagctacccatactccagtcaccatactgggggacagctacccatactccagtcaccatactgggctgcagctacccatactccagtcaccatattaggctttagctacccatactccagtcaccatattgggctgcagctacccatactccagtcaccatattgggctgcagctacccatactccagtcaccatattgggagacagctacccatactccagtcaccatattggggaacagctacccatactccagtcaccatattgggctgtagctacccatactccagtcaccatattgggctgtagctacccatactccagtcaccatattgggctgtagctacccatactccagtcaccatattgggctgtagctacccatactccagtcaccatattgggtggcagctacccatactccagtcaccatattgggctgtagctacccatactccagtcactaTATTGGCctacagctacccatactccagtcaccatattggcctacagctacccatactccagtcaccatactcggggacagctacccatactccagtcaccatattgggctgtagctacccatactccagtcaccatattgggctgtagccacccatactccagtcaccatattaggctttagctacccatactccagtcaccatattgggctgcagctacccatactccagtcaccatattggagaacagctacccatactccagtcaccatattgggctgtagctacccatactccagtcaccatattaggctttagctacccatactccagtcaccatattgggctgcagctacccatactccagtcaccatattggagaacagctacccatactccagtcaccatattgggctgtagctacccatactccagtcaccatattgggctgtagctacccatactccagtcaccatattgggcagcagctacccatactccagtcaccatattggggaacagctacccatactccagtcaccatattgggggacagctacccatactccagtcaccatattggggaacagctacccatactccagtcaccatttTGGGCAGCAGCTACCTATACTTGCAACTGGGTTGGGACTTACAATTTCATTGGTTGATCCCTCCTGGTGAACCTGCTAGTCATctccaggtcatcaggagggatcagccaatcgtaaagaagaaaaaaatggactacttcaaaatggagatgctGTAAATGTATAGATACAAATatgagtcctctatctctatggttCGCACATAAAACATTCTCAATTCAGGCTGCAAAGGCTTACATTTTCTCCTTAACTAGATTTGAATGGCGAGAAGGTAGAAAAAACCCTGGATATGGAGAACCATAAAGCCCACTAGCGGCTACGGAGAACCGTAAAGCCCACTAGCGGCTACGGAGAACCGTAAAGCCCACTAGCGGCTACGGAGAACCGTAAAGCCCACTAGCGGCTACGGAGAACCGTAAAGCCCACTAGCGGCTACGGAGAACCGTAAAGCCCACTAGCGGCTACGGAGAACCGTAAAGCCCACTAGCGGCTACGGAGAACCGTAAAGCCCACTAGCGGCTACGGAGAACCGTAAAGCCCACTAGCGGCTACGGAGAACCATAAAGCCCACTAGCGGCTACGGAGAACCATAAAGCCCACTATAGGCTTCCCAGGCTAGGTCGCACCCAGGCAGCGCGTGCCGCTAGCTAGCTATGGAGAACCATAAAGCCCACTAGCGGCTTCCCAGACTAGGTCGCACCTAGGCATCGCGTgccgctagctagctagttttttttttttttactctccaTTTTCCACACATCCACTCGGTGTCACTATGTAATACAGCTAACACAACTACCTCTGTGTTCATGTGTCTGTTTTGTTAGATCGTGGATCTGGACACGAAGCGGAATATGAACAGGGAAGCTTTGAACGCTCTGAAACATGAGATGGCATCGGAAGGTGGGTGCAGAATAAGGACAGTTTGGAACTCCTACTCAAAGATGAATAAAACTCAAAAGGCACTTCCTCCCTCTTTGATACCCTGAATTAAAAGCCACAGAGGCAGAGCCACAGAGTTCCATTATCTCTCAGAAAAAAAGTCTATTTAAATATGAATCGCCGGCAATTTAATCTCTTCTTATCCTTTTTGTTTTTGTACATGCAGAAAAAGTGAAGCTTTGCTTTGGAAACATGTTCATCACGTTCCCCAAAGCGAAGACCAAAGAGATGATACAGAGAGGTAAGAGCTTGTTCATGCTCTGTCTGTTTAATGACTGTGAAGCAGGATACCGGTCTGTTTAATGACTGTGAAGCAGGATGCTGGTCTCTAATGTCGGTTTAATGACTGTGAAGCAGGATATCGGTCTGTTTAATGACTGTGAAGCAGGATGCTGGTCTCTAATGTCGGTTTAATGACTGTGAAGCAGGATACCGGTCTGTTTAATGACTGTGAAGCAGGATGCTGGTCTCTAATGTCTGTTTAATGACTGTGAAGCAGGTCTCTGTAATGTCTGTTTAATGACTGTGAAGCAGGATACCGGTCTCTCTAATGTCTGTTTAATGACTGTGAAGCAGGATACCGGTCTCTATAATGTCTGTTTAATGACTGTGAAGCAGGATACCGGTCTCTAATGTCTGTTTAATGACTGTGAAGCAGGATACCGGTCTCTAATGTCTGTTTAATGACTGTGAAGCAGGATACCGGTCTCTAATGTCTGTTTAATGACTGTGAAGCAGGATACCGGTCTCTAATGTCTGTTTAATGACTGTGAAGCAGGTCTCTAATGTCTGTTTAATGACTGTGAAGCAGGATACCGGTCTCTATAATGTCTGTTTAATGACTGTGAAGCAGGATACCGGTCTCTGTAATGTCTGTTTAATGACTGTGAAGCAGGATACCGGTCTCTGTAATGTCTGTTTAATGACTGTGAAGCAGGTCTCTAATGTCTGTTTAATGACTGTGAAGCAGGATACCGGTCTCTGTAATGTCTGTTTAATGACTGTGAAGCAGGATACCGGTCTCTAATGTCTGTTTAATGACTGTGAAGCAGGATACCGGTCTCTGTAATGTCTGTTTAATGACTGTGAAGCAGGATACCGGTCTCTGTAATGTCTGTTTAATGACTGTGAAGCAGGATACCGGTCTCTAATGTCTGTTTAATGACTGTGAAGCAGGATACCGGTCTCTGTAATGTCTGTTTAATGACTGTGAAGCAGGATACCGGTCTCTGTAATGTCTGTTTAATGACTGTGAAGCAGGATACCGGTCTCTGTAATGTCTGTTTAATGACTGTGAAGCCGGTCTCTGTAATGTCTGTTTAATGACTGTGAAGCCGGTCTCTGTAATGTCTGTTTAATGACTGTGAAGCAGGATGACGGTCTCTGTAATGTCTGTTTAATGACTGTGAAGCAGGATACCGGTCTGTTTAATGACTGTGAAGCCGGTCTCTGTAATGTCTGTTTAATGACTGTGAAGCAGGATACCGGTCTGTTTAATGACTGTGAAGCAGGATGACGGTCTCTGTAATGTCTGTTTAATGACTGTGAAGCAGGATACCGGTCTGTTTAATGACTGTGAAGCAGGATGCCGGTCTCTATAATGTCTGTTTAATGACTGTGAAGCAGGATGCCGGTCTCTGTAATGTCTGTTTAATGACTGTGAAGCAGGATGCCGGTCTCTGTAATGTCTGTTTAATGACTGTGAAGCAGGATACcggtctctgtatgtctgtttaatgACTGTGAAGCAGGATGACGGTCTCTAATGTCTTGTTTCGTCTGTCGTGTGTTTGGTTTCTCTGACCAGACCAGCAGCAGCTAGACAATGAGATCAACAACCTTCGCCAAGCCCTAAAAGACAAACTGAACCGACTCAATGAACTGCAAGGTAAAATCATTACGTAACGTCATCAACCGTGCTTCCTTAAGGCTGTAGTGAACAGtacagggcccggtttcccagaagcatcttaaggctaagttcatttCATCATAGAACCACAGGATCCTATGGTTTTAATGATGCACTTAGCCTTAACATGCTTTTGGAAAACCGGGCCCTGATCAGTAATGTATCCTTCAACAATGCCTAATGTTAGGCTGCATTACCTCCTTCAACAATGCCTAATGTTATTCTGCATTACCTCCTTCAACAATGCATAATGTTAGGCTGCATTACCTCCAACAATGTATAATGTTAGGCTGCATTACCTCCTTCAACAATGCCTAATGTTAGACTGCATTACCTCCTTCAACAATGTATAATGTTAGGCTGCATTACCTCCTTCAACAATGCATAATGTTAGGCTGCATTACCTCCTTCAACAATGCATAATGTTAGTCTGCATTACCTCCTTCAACAATGCATAATGTTAGTCTGTATTACCTCCTTCTACAATGCATAATCTTAGTCTGCATTACCTCCTTCAACAATGCAAAATGTTAGTCTGCATTACCTCCTTCAAAAATGCATAATGTTAGTCTGCATTACCTCCTACAATGCATAATGTTAGTCTGCATTACCTCCTTTAACAATGCATAATGTTAGGCTGCATTACCTCCTTCAACAATGCATAATGTTAGGCTGCATTACCTCCTTCAACAATGCCTAATGTTAGGCTGCATTACCTCCTTCAACAATGTATAGTTAGTGTGCATTACCTTCTTCAACAATGCCTAATGTTAGTCTGCATTACCTCCTTCAACAATGCCTAATGTTAGTCTGCATTACCTCCTTCAACAATGCATAATGTTAGGCTGCATTACCCCCTTTAACAATGCATAATGTTAGTCTGCATTACCTCCAACAATGCATAATGTTAGGCTGCATTACCTCCTTCAACAATGCATAATGTTAGGCTGCATTACCTCCTTCAACAATGCCTAATGTTAGGCTGCATTACCTCCTTCCACAATGTATAGTTAGTGTGCATTACCTCCTTCAACAATGCATAATGTTAGTCTGCATTATCTTGTGATGTGGATAGTGTTGTAAAGACTTGTGTTTGTGTTTCCAGGGAAACCGGAGCTGACAGGATACAACCTGTCTCCTCTGTCCAATGTCGAGGTGAAGGCCATCAACCACCTGATGAAGAAATGAGGTTAGGGTTTTAGATGGGGTCTGACCCAATGTCGAGGTGAAGGCCATCAACCACCTGATGAAGAGATGAGGTTAGGCTTTTAGATGGGGTCTGACCCAATGTCGAGGTGAAGGCCATCAACCACCTGATGAAGAGATGAGGTTAGGCTTTTAGATGGGGTCTGACCCAATGGCGGCTGGTGGTAATTTATATTGGAGGCTCTGGAACAGAATtaatggaacagtatcaaacacatggtttcagaAGGAACAACATATCCTAAACCCAAAATGGACCCTCAACAGTGGGAGACTAAGATAGAAATGTTTTAATCAAATAttataaaaaatacatatataaatgcaacatgtaaagtgctagTCCCGTGCtaaaataaaagattccagacattttccatatgcacacatttctttacatccctgttagtgagcattttcctTTGCCccaataatccatccacctgacaggtgtgtttatatcaagaagctgattaacttcactagggtatgtgggacggtagcgccccacctagtcaacagccagtgaaactgcagggcgccaaattcaaatacagaaatactaattaaaaaaattcagaaaacaaaacatattttacatgggtttaaagatgaacttcttgtgaatccaaccgcggtgtcagatttaaaaaatgctttacggcgaaagcataccttacgattatttgagaacatagcccagcagacaaatcattacaaacagtaaccagccaagtagaagagttacacaagtcagaaatagagataaaatgaatcccttacctttgatgatcttcatatggtttcactcagcagacattcatttactcaacaaatgttccttttgttcgataaagtctctttatatccaaaaaaactcagttttgttcgtgttttcttcagtaatccacaggctcaaacgcagtcaaaacaggcagacaaaaaaaaatcgaaattctatctgtaaagttcatagaaacatttcaaacgatgtttatattcaatcctcaggttgtttttagcctaaataatcgataatatttcaaccggacaataacatcgtaaatataaaaggtaaacaagaaaggcacagTCTCGGTCGTgagcatgaaaaagctctgtgacactttagggtccactcattcagactgctcttacttcctcattttgcagaatacaagcctgaaacaatttctaaagactgttgacatctagtggaaggcataggaactgcaatttgagtcctaagtcaatggatactgtaatggcatacttgtagtggggtggtagatgtctagtctcccttatggctctaatctgatagtggggtggtagatgtctagtctcccttatggctctaatctgatagtggtagtggggtggtagatgtctagtcttatacttttattatatattttattatactTATATTTTTTCTTATACTTTTagaattagaatccctccacggcctcatagaggatctagatacttttagaattagaatccctccacggcctcatagaggatctagatacttttagaattagaatccctccacggcctcatagaggatctagatacttttagaattagaatccctccacggcctcatagaggatcgaGATACTTTTagaattagaatccctccacggcctcatagaggatcgaGATACTTTTagaattagaatccctccacggcctcatagaggatctagatacttttagaattagaatccctccacggcctcatagaggatctagatacttttagaattagaatccctccacggcctcatagaggatcgaGATACTTTTagaattagaatccctccacggcctcatagaggatctagatacttttagaattagaatccctccacggcctcatagaggatcgaGATACTTTTagaattagaatccctccacggcctcatagaggatctagatacttttagaattagaatccctccacggcctcatagaggatcgaGAAACTTTTTCTAACCTTTCTGGATTACAACCAAGTTATGATCagtgtactatattacgtattTGATCGctgaaaaatacaacttttacattaccgtatagtttaccaataaaatggtctgacggggATGTGGACATTATCAGTATTCATATCCCGAAAGAAAtgaatgatctcactccaataaattgtAATAGACAGTTAGCAAAAAATGTATACGATTTTGCTCccgtggaaaggaaaatacctgtctatttgtggaaaaatcactctgatttaactctttagtcatatcccagtttaccctgattaactctttagtcatatcccagtttaccctgattaactctctagtcatatcccagtttacctatttgcttatggtcttgCCTACAGCTAGCGAACAGTTATTTACATTATATAAGAAAAagattccattttatttggaaatGCAAGCAAGACAATATTAAACAGGCCTATTtgtataacgaatatgaattcagagggcagaaatgattaaatattaaagcattagacctctcactaaaggcctCAGTCacacaaaagttatacttaaatcacACCTGGTTCTCTATCAGATTAGTAAGAAAggctcaccccatgttcaagaatggtctttttttcccctttattcagattacaacctctccctttattcagattacaacctctccctttattcagattataatctctccctttattcagattacaacctctccctttattcagattacaacctctccctttattcagattacaacctctccctttattcagattacaacctctccctttattcagattacagcctctccctttattcagattacaacctctccctttattcagattacaacctctccctttattcagattacaacctctccctttattcagattacaacctctccctttattcagattacaacctctccctttactcagattacaacctctccctttattcagattacaacctctccctttattcagattacaacctctacctttattcagattacaacctctccctttattcagattacagcctctccctttattcagattacaacctctccctttattcagattacagcctctacctttattcagattacaacctctccctttattcagattacaacctctccctttattcagattacaacctctccctttattcagattacagcctctccctttattcagattacaacctctccctttattcagattacaacctctccctttactcagattacagcctctccctttattcagattacaacctctccctttattcagattacaacctctccctttattcagattacaatctctccctttattcagattacaacctctccctttattcagattacagcctctccctttattcagattacaacctctccctttattcagattacaacctctccctttattcagattacaacctctccctttattcagattacaatctctccctttattcagattccaacctctccctttactcagattccaacctctccctttattcagattacaatctctccctttattcagattacaatctctCCCTTTACTCAGATTACAATCTCTCCCTTtactcagattacaacctctacctttactcagattacaacctctccctttattcagattataacctctccctttattcacattacaacctctccctttattcacattacaacctctccctttattcaaattacaacctctccctttattcagattacaacctctccctttattcagattacaacctctccctttattcagattacaatctctccctttattcagattacaacctctccctttattcagattacaacctctccctttattcagattacacctctccctttattcagattacaacctctccctt from Salvelinus fontinalis isolate EN_2023a chromosome 18, ASM2944872v1, whole genome shotgun sequence carries:
- the pdrg1 gene encoding p53 and DNA damage-regulated protein 1, which produces MEAERILQYLTQVEEAAEDVLANKQQIVDLDTKRNMNREALNALKHEMASEEKVKLCFGNMFITFPKAKTKEMIQRDQQQLDNEINNLRQALKDKLNRLNELQGKPELTGYNLSPLSNVEVKAINHLMKK